A single region of the Brassica rapa cultivar Chiifu-401-42 chromosome A03, CAAS_Brap_v3.01, whole genome shotgun sequence genome encodes:
- the LOC103858493 gene encoding uncharacterized protein LOC103858493 encodes MKESDLTTEPIAQNLIKLISNVCFSVFVFTVLIFTVIAVTYQPPDPWLESAPALTKLLTANENATFKIDGSILNTGEDIASSPISPPANSTRPVTEATIELSEEKIGNMTVNSSSVDCDDLKVVNCSDPRVLVAVQRFNLRIFKSIVFLEYETPVNGSKPDECDVSWRFRNKKEKSWRRYRDFRRFKFAFGENCTYKVFHTSGWHSGVNARRFRIKPRGGGGGPKATRGVGRDPEINDTIPTLGSQTNFRRGKYLYYSRGGDYCKGMNQYMWSFLCGLGEAMYLNRTFVMDLSLCLSSSYSSKGVDEEGKDFRYYFDFEHLKESASIVEEGEFVRDWKKWNRSHKRKVPVRKVKTHKVSPLQLSKDKSTIIWRQFDAPEPENYWYRVCEGQASKYVERPWQTLWKSKRLMNIVSEISGKMDWDFDAVHVVRGEKAKDKKLWPHLDEDTWPDAILNKLRGLVQPWRNLYVATNEPFYNYFDKLRSQYKVHLLDDYSYLWGNNSEWYNETSLLNNGKPVEFDGYMRVAVDTEVFIRGKTRVETFNNLTMDCKDGINTC; translated from the coding sequence ATGAAGGAATCAGATCTGACCACCGAACCCATCGCCCAGAACCTAATCAAGCTAATCAGCAATGTCTGCTTCTCCGTCTTCGTCTTCACCGTCCTCATCTTCACCGTAATCGCCGTCACCTACCAACCGCCAGATCCATGGCTCGAATCAGCTCCTGCGCTTACCAAACTCCTCACGGCCAACGAAAACGCAACTTTCAAAATCGACGGCTCGATACTCAACACCGGCGAAGACATCGCCTCCTCTCCGATTTCACCTCCGGCGAACTCCACGAGACCCGTTACGGAGGCGACGATCGAGCTATCGGAGGAGAAGATCGGGAACATGACGGTGAACTCTTCCTCTGTGGACTGCGACGATCTGAAAGTCGTGAACTGCTCAGATCCGAGAGTGCTCGTCGCTGTTCAGAGGTTTAATCTGAGAATTTTCAAATCGATTGTCTTCTTAGAGTATGAAACTCCCGTCAACGGTTCGAAGCCCGACGAGTGCGATGTTTCTTGGAGATTTAGGAACAAAAAGGAGAAGTCTTGGAGGAGATACAGAGATTTCAGGAGGTTTAAGTTTGCCTTCGGTGAGAATTGTACTTACAAAGTGTTTCACACTAGTGGTTGGCACTCTGGTGTTAATGCTCGTAGGTTTAGAATCAAGccaagaggaggaggaggtggtccTAAGGCTACCCGTGGAGTTGGCCGTGATCCGGAGATCAATGATACGATACCGACTCTTGGCTCCCAGACGAATTTCAGGAGAGGGAAGTATTTGTATTACTCAAGAGGGGGTGATTATTGCAAGGGTATGAATCAGTATATGTGGAGTTTCTTGTGTGGGTTAGGAGAAGCTATGTACTTGAACAGGACTTTTGTTATGGATTTGAGTTTGTGTTTGTCTTCGAGTTATAGCTCAAAGGGGGTTGATGAGGAAGGTAAGGACTTTCGGTACTACTTTGATTTTGAGCATCTTAAAGAATCTGCTTCTATTGTTGAGGAAGGTGAGTTCGTCAGGGATTGGAAGAAATGGAACCGGTCGCATAAGCGGAAAGTTCCGGTTAGGAAAGTTAAGACGCATAAAGTGTCGCCGTTGCAGCTGAGTAAAGATAAGAGCACGATTATATGGAGGCAGTTTGATGCACCTGAGCCTGAGAACTATTGGTATAGAGTGTGTGAAGGGCAAGCTTCAAAGTATGTAGAGAGACCGTGGCAGACGCTGTGGAAATCAAAGAGGTTAATGAACATTGTCTCTGAGATTAGTGGGAAGATGGATTGGGACTTTGATGCGGTTCATGTTGTTAGAGGCGAGAAAGCCAAGGACAAGAAGCTATGGCCACATTTGGATGAAGATACATGGCCTGATGCGATTTTGAATAAGCTGAGAGGCTTGGTTCAACCATGGAGGAACTTGTACGTCGCGACTAATGAACCGTTTTATAATTACTTTGATAAGTTGAGATCTCAGTACAAGGTTCACTTGCTTGATGATTATAGCTACTTGTGGGGGAATAACAGTGAGTGGTACAATGAGACGAGTCTATTGAACAATGGGAAACCAGTTGAGTTTGATGGGTACATGAGAGTGGCTGTTGATACAGAGGTGTTTATTAGGGGGAAGACACGTGTTGAGACGTTCAATAACCTTACCATGGATTGCAAAGATGGGATCAATACATGCTGA